The Epinephelus lanceolatus isolate andai-2023 chromosome 11, ASM4190304v1, whole genome shotgun sequence genome window below encodes:
- the msantd2 gene encoding myb/SANT-like DNA-binding domain-containing protein 2 — MAASSTAEHSPEISTPLKIPKTEVPSPESEDLSDSNQYHSNPSTPNRFSPLNVGSGTAGRTAASSSSNSFTACRGMSWTPSETNALIAVWGNERLTEARMQQLEVAGTVFSGKAPGPAMYERVSRALSELGYERTPSQCRERMKTLRRCYSRVKEHGIGKRKSSYTIEQLEKVFGQGGWDSQSCAPVLINSSGLYQEMESDGSTMEDFSQEDWCNQVLDSAFQEGDMETEEIQVPKNRALQIQIELSEQTQKRDMMQTVMRILESVQLKWEHFQTWTEFSRLHLSNKLAIFGVGYNTRWREDVRYHYAEISSQVPLGKRLREYFNPEKPEGRIIMTKVQKMNWKNVYYKFLDITISEARCLELHMEVDWIPVSQSRPAGCSKGTSHYLLPGEIPKAYGLYAIGYEAVSSSSHDTTHTSAQGDGEDHSLPQCESENGEQSQADGDGAETCDRTGAKVTYCYLGIAEDRTIQQSLFQHFQGSGKHHVHGEPSAVTRFLQENCRGAVTNQNGEGGEDSAQRYAIYIKFIEVELDFLSAGSLVECLETAIGCSLKFNNRETL, encoded by the exons ATGGCGGCGTCCAGTACCGCGGAGCATTCTCCAGAGATATCGACGCCGTTAAAAATACCGAAAACCGAGGTGCCATCCCCTGAGTCGGAGGATTTGAGTGACAGTAATCAATACCACTCCAATCCCTCGACACCGAACCGCTTCTCGCCTTTGAACGTGGGCTCAGGGACCGCGGGCCGGACGGCGGCCTCATCCTCCTCCAACAGCTTCACGGCTTGCCGAGGGATGTCGTGGACCCCGTCCGAGACGAACGCCCTCATTGCGGTCTGGGGCAATGAGAGGCTGACGGAGGCGAGGATGCAGCAGCTGGAGGTCGCAGGCACCGTGTTCTCCGGTAAGGCCCCCGGTCCTGCCATGTACGAGCGGGTGTCCAGAGCCCTGTCGGAGCTGGGATATGAAAGGACTCCATCCCAGTGCAGGGAGAGGATGAAG ACGCTGCGGCGCTGCTACAGCCGTGTGAAGGAGCATGGCATTGGCAAAAGGAAGAGCAGCTACACTATAGAGCAGCTGGAGAAGGTGTTTGGTCAGGGAGGCTGGGACTCCCAGAGTTGTGCCCCGGTCCTGATCAACAGCAGTGGGCTGTATCAGGAGATGGAGTCTGATGGCAGCACCATGGAAGACTTCTCTCAGGAGGACTGGTGCAACCAGGTGCTGGACTCGGCCTTCCAGGAGGGAGACATGGAGactg aagAAATCCAGGTGCCTAAAAACAGAGCTCTACAGATTCAAATAGAGCTGTCAGAACAAACCCA AAAAAGGGACATGATGCAGACTGTGATGCGTATCCTTGAGTCAGTGCAGCTGAAATGGGAGCACTTCCAAACATGGACTGAGTTCTCACGGCTGCACCTCTCCAACAAACTAGCCATCTTTGGCGTGGGCTACAACACACGCTGGCGCGAGGACGTGCGTTATCATTACGCCGAAATCAGCTCGCAGGTGCCTCTGGGCAAGAGGCTTCGTGAGTACTTCAACCCAGAAAAGCCAGAGGGTCGCATTATTATGACCAAAGTTCAGAAGATGAACTGGAAGAATGTTTACTACAAGTTCCTGGACATTACTATCAGCGAGGCGCGCTGCTTGGAGCTGCACATGGAGGTGGACTGGATCCCTGTATCCCAGTCCAGGCCAGCAGGCTGCAGCAAAGGCACATCCCACTACCTCCTGCCTGGGGAAATCCCCAAGGCGTATGGACTCTACGCTATTGGCTACGAGGCAGTGTCGTCATCCTCTCATGACACCACTCACACCTCTGCACAGGGTGATGGTGAAGACCATAGCTTACCTCAGTGCGAGTCAGAGAATGGGGAACAAAGTCAGGCTGATGGAGACGGTGCAGAGACATGTGACAGGACTGGGGCTAAAGTCACTTACTGCTACCTAGGCATAGCTGAGGATAGGACCATACAGCAGAGTCTCTTCCAGCACTTCCAGGGCTCTGGCAAACACCATGTCCACGGGGAACCCTCTGCTGTGACGCGTTTCCTGCAGGAGAACTGCCGGGGTGCTGTCACAAATCAGAACGGTGAGGGAGGTGAAGACTCAGCTCAACGTTATGCCATTTACATTAAATTCATTGAGGTGGAGCTGGACTTCCTCTCAGCAGGCTCCCTGGTGGAGTGCCTTGAAACTGCTATTGGTTGTTCCTTGAAATTCAACAACAGAGAAACATTGTAA